In Cervus elaphus chromosome 5, mCerEla1.1, whole genome shotgun sequence, the following proteins share a genomic window:
- the LOC122695061 gene encoding keratin-associated protein 9-2-like encodes MTHSCCSRCCQPTCCRTTCCRTICFQPTCNGSSSCGSSCCQSSCPATCSQTTCCQPTCVTTCCQPTCCRTTCCKPTCVTTCCQPICGGSSCCQPCCRPACCQTTCCRTTCLKPTCVTTCCQPTCCESSCCQPSCPQTCCQTTETTCCKPTCVTTCCQPTCCESSCCQPSCPQTCCQTTETTCCKPTCVTTCCQPTCCGSSSCGQTCGGSNCCQSCCQPASCAPVYCHRTCYHPTCCCLPGCQDQSCGSSCCQPCSRPVCCQTTCCRTTCCHPSCVSSCCQPSCC; translated from the coding sequence ATGACCCACTCCTGCTGCTCCCGTTGCTGCCAGCCTACCTGCTGCAGGACCACCTGCTGTAGGACCATATGCTTCCAGCCCACCTGTAATGGATCCAGCTCTTGTGGGTCCAGCTGCTGCCAGTCCAGCTGCCCCGCAACTTGCTCTCAAACCACCTGCTGCCAACCTACTTGTGTGAccacctgctgccagcccacctgctgtaGGACCACCTGCTGCAAACCCACCTGTGTGACCACCTGCTGCCAGCCCATCTGCGGTgggtccagctgctgccagccttgcTGCCGCCCTGCCTGCTGTCAGACCACCTGCTGCAGGACCACCTGCCTCAAGCCTACTTGTGTGAccacctgctgccagcccacctgctgtgagtccagctgctgccagccctcctgcccccaaacttgCTGTCAAACCACTGAAACCACCTGCTGCAAACCTACTTGTGTGAccacctgctgccagcccacctgctgtgagtccagctgctgccagccctcctgcccccaaacttgCTGTCAAACCACTGAAACCACCTGCTGCAAACCTACTTGTGTGAccacctgctgccagcccacctgctgtgGATCCAGCAGCTGTGGACAAACCTGCGGTGGTTCTAACTGCTGTCAGTCTTGCTGCCAGCCAGCTTCCTGTGCACCCGTGTACTGCCACAGAACCTGCTACCACCCCACATGCTGCTGCCTGCCTGGGTGCCAAGACCAGAGCTGTGgatccagctgctgccagccttgcAGCCGCCCTGTCTGCTGTCAGACCACCTGCTGCAGGACCACCTGCTGCCACCCCAGCTGTgtgtccagctgctgccagccttcCTGCTGCTGA
- the LOC122695065 gene encoding keratin-associated protein 9-2-like isoform X3, which produces MAHSCCSPCCQPTCCQPISCRTTCCESSCCKPCCPPTSCQTTCCRTTCCRPTCVTSCCQPTCCSKPCCQPTCCGSSSCGQTFSGSSCGQPCCQPARCGPVYCHRICYHPTCCCLPGCQAQECGSSCCQACTAPVCCQTTCCRPSCVSSCCQPSCC; this is translated from the exons ATGGCCCACTCATGCTGCTCCCcgtgctgccagcccacctgctgtcAGCCCATTAGCTGCAGGACCACCTGCTGTGAGTCCAGCTGCTGCAAGCCCTGCTGTCCCCCAACTAGCTGTCAAACCACCTGTTGCAGGACCACATGCTGCAGACCTACTTGTGTGACCtcctgctgccagcccacctgtTGCAGCAAACCCTGCTGTCAGCCCAC CTGCTGTGGGTCTAGCAGCTGTGGACAAACCTTCAGTGGGTCCAGCTGCGGCCAGCCTTGCTGTCAGCCAGCTCGCTGTGGTCCTGTGTACTGCCACAGAATCTGCTACCACCCCACGTGCTGCTGCCTGCCTGGGTGCCAAGCCCAAGAATGTGGATCCAGCTGCTGCCAGGCTTGCACCGCCCCTGTCTGCTGTCAGACCACCTGCTGTCGCCCTAGCTGTgtgtccagctgctgccagccttcCTGTTGCTGA
- the LOC122695065 gene encoding keratin-associated protein 9-1-like isoform X2 has product MAHSCCSPCCQPTCCQPISCRTTCCESSCCKPCCPPTSCQTTCCRTTCCRPTCVTSCCQPTCCSKPCCQPTCCETICCQPSCPATCYQTSETTCCRTTCRKPACVSICCQPICCGSSSCGQTFSGSSCGQPCCQPARCGPVYCHRICYHPTCCCLPGCQAQECGSSCCQPSCC; this is encoded by the exons ATGGCCCACTCATGCTGCTCCCcgtgctgccagcccacctgctgtcAGCCCATTAGCTGCAGGACCACCTGCTGTGAGTCCAGCTGCTGCAAGCCCTGCTGTCCCCCAACTAGCTGTCAAACCACCTGTTGCAGGACCACATGCTGCAGACCTACTTGTGTGACCtcctgctgccagcccacctgtTGCAGCAAACCCTGCTGTCAGCCCACCTGCTGTGAGACCATCTGCTGCCAGCCCTCCTGCCCTGCAACTTGCTATCAAACTAGTGAAACCACCTGCTGTAGGACCACCTGCCGCAAGCCTGCTTGTGTGAGCATCTGCTGTCAGCCCATCTGCTGTGGGTCTAGCAGCTGTGGACAAACCTTCAGTGGGTCCAGCTGCGGCCAGCCTTGCTGTCAGCCAGCTCGCTGTGGTCCTGTGTACTGCCACAGAATCTGCTACCACCCCACGTGCTGCTGCCTGCCTGGGTGCCAAGCCCAAGAATGTGGATCCAGCTGCTGCCAG ccttcCTGTTGCTGA
- the LOC122695065 gene encoding keratin-associated protein 9-9-like isoform X1: MAHSCCSPCCQPTCCQPISCRTTCCESSCCKPCCPPTSCQTTCCRTTCCRPTCVTSCCQPTCCSKPCCQPTCCETICCQPSCPATCYQTSETTCCRTTCRKPACVSICCQPICCGSSSCGQTFSGSSCGQPCCQPARCGPVYCHRICYHPTCCCLPGCQAQECGSSCCQACTAPVCCQTTCCRPSCVSSCCQPSCC; the protein is encoded by the coding sequence ATGGCCCACTCATGCTGCTCCCcgtgctgccagcccacctgctgtcAGCCCATTAGCTGCAGGACCACCTGCTGTGAGTCCAGCTGCTGCAAGCCCTGCTGTCCCCCAACTAGCTGTCAAACCACCTGTTGCAGGACCACATGCTGCAGACCTACTTGTGTGACCtcctgctgccagcccacctgtTGCAGCAAACCCTGCTGTCAGCCCACCTGCTGTGAGACCATCTGCTGCCAGCCCTCCTGCCCTGCAACTTGCTATCAAACTAGTGAAACCACCTGCTGTAGGACCACCTGCCGCAAGCCTGCTTGTGTGAGCATCTGCTGTCAGCCCATCTGCTGTGGGTCTAGCAGCTGTGGACAAACCTTCAGTGGGTCCAGCTGCGGCCAGCCTTGCTGTCAGCCAGCTCGCTGTGGTCCTGTGTACTGCCACAGAATCTGCTACCACCCCACGTGCTGCTGCCTGCCTGGGTGCCAAGCCCAAGAATGTGGATCCAGCTGCTGCCAGGCTTGCACCGCCCCTGTCTGCTGTCAGACCACCTGCTGTCGCCCTAGCTGTgtgtccagctgctgccagccttcCTGTTGCTGA
- the LOC122695073 gene encoding keratin-associated protein 9-2-like: protein MTHSCCSPCCQPSCCEPSCCRPCCPPTCYQTSENTCCRTTCCKPTCVTTCCQPTCAGSSCCQPCCPPACCQTTCCRTTCLKPVCVTTCCQPTCCESTCCRPCCPPTCYQTSENTCCRTTCCKPTCVTTCCQPTCCGSSSCGQTCSGSRCSQSCCQPASCAPVYCHRTCYHPTCCCLPGCQDQSCGSSCCQPCSRPVCCQTTCCRTTCCRPSCVSSCCQPSCC, encoded by the coding sequence ATGACTCACTCCTGCTGCTCCCCGTGCTGTCAGCCCAGCTGCTGTGAGCCCAGCTGCTGTCGGCCTTGCTGCCCCCCAACTTGCTATCAGACTAGTGAAAACACCTGCTGTAGGACCACCTGCTGCAAACCCACCTGTGTGACCACCTGCTGTCAGCCCACCTGCGCTgggtccagctgctgccagccttgcTGTCCCCCTGCCTGCTGTCAGACCACCTGCTGCAGGACCACTTGCCTCAAGCCTGTTTGTGTGAccacctgctgccagcccacctgctgtgaGTCCACCTGCTGTCGTCCTTGCTGCCCACCAACTTGCTATCAGACTAGTGAAAACACCTGCTGTAGGACCACCTGCTGCAAACCCACCTGTGTGAccacctgctgccagcccacctgctgtgGATCCAGCAGCTGTGGACAAACCTGCAGTGGGTCCAGGTGCTCTCAGTCTTGCTGCCAGCCAGCTTCCTGTGCACCCGTGTACTGCCACAGAACCTGCTACCACCCCACATGCTGCTGCCTGCCTGGGTGCCAAGACCAGAGCTGTGgatccagctgctgccagccttgcAGCCGCCCTGTCTGCTGTCAGACCACCTGCTGCAGAACCACCTGCTGCCGCCCTAGCTGTgtgtccagctgctgccagccttcCTGCTGCTGA